GGCTTAagaccaaaatttttgttttttataaaaaaaatctatccaataagtatccgtttggatacggatgaaaatggtgttttttttgtttcacgtttcctttttttttttttttttttaccagaaGCGCATTCACGTGGGATACAGACTTGCTAGTGGGTCTTGTGCActgtgcacgggacccactacTCTATGAACGTCCACACATTTCACTCGAATGGCATTGTTAGTAGGTCCGTGTACTGTTTATGAGACCCACAAACATcttttttcaccaaaactttaattaaaaataggtcccacggcactattcacacatttaaaaattattttgctacagtgttttcagttttcaacaaaataagcggtatctaaacgCACCATAAGTATTCAAAATCTATGTTATAGAAtccactctatttcaattttctagTGAAATATAGGACTAGATAGTTTATTTTACAATtgagattttatatatatatatatatatatatataattgtgtacATGATctcttgttattattatttaaaattttaaaaaactagatactaaatacatttttaaatttatcatatttaattttacaccaaaaatagttctattttaaatgtaaaaaaaaaaaaaaaaaaaaaaatccttgtcACTTTGAGTAAGTTCTAGCAGAGGACATAAAAATTATGGTATTGGTGGGTGAGTAGGGAAGAACTAGGTGGGAGTCATTTCTGGCTAGCAATGTTAGTCTAAATAGTACTTTGTTTGTTTACTTTATTCTATTAATGTCTCCTATTGGAAGAAACTTAAAATGAGGCTATCGAGGCCTTTGCTTCCTATACAACCCTCATTCCCACCATTATGCTCGTGCCACGTAAAGGCAAACACCGACACCTTGTATTAGCCTACGGGGACTGTGAAATATACCCACCTGCCGTACGCTCTTAACGGCACCACGAAATCCCAACTTGTCTATTAATGCAAAATCTATCAGATCTCTCATGTGCATGGCCATGGCCATGGGGTGCATAAGCATTTCCAAGACCTCCAATACATGCACACTCATGTGCCCCTTTCCAACAAGTTTTACCCCTACACTCGTTCTCTTGTTGGACAAATTTTAACCCTCCTACTCATGAACTAATATTGTTATTAAGTACTCCCGATATACGGTTTACGTCATACTTGTTGATAAGTGCAAGACAGTTAATATTagaattaatattttcatattaatttataagattatttcaTGTCTTTAAATTAAATGACTCGTATTTATTGATGTAGAGTGCCACGTTATTATATCTTAGAAGCATATAATAATTATGTCATTATATGAGTAAAAAAGAGTTATATAGTTGATTGTGATAAGTATTtgtgtataaaataaaacacacataTCGAGATAGATGATTTTTATACTTACACTTATGTATGGGTTGCATAGACGTTCCTAGTACCCCCATATAACTACTCTATTGGCAGTATTACATTCCTCTCCAACTGATCCTTCTCTCCCCTAGCTCcacaaagggagagagagacacacacacagagagtgAAAGAAAAGGCTTTTTCTATGAAGTGTATTAGATCTGAGGCAATTGGGTCATGGAGAGAGGATGGAAAACAAACGTAGAGTTATCACCAAACTGTCCTCGGTGTGGTTCTTCCAACACAAAGTTTTGCTACTACAACAACTACAGCTTAACACAACCAAGGTACTTTTGCAAAGGCTGTAGAAGGTATTGGACTAAAGGTGGATCCCTCAGAAATGTACCTGTTGGTGGTGGCTGCCGAAAAAATAGAAGGGCTAGCAAGTCCTTAAGGCTATCCAATGATGGTGTTCAGTCAAGAAGTTTGGCTTATGGGAATCTCAAAAATGACCCAATGGGGCATTCATTCAAAGGGAATTCCATGGTTGAGTCCACTACTAGCTCATCAATGATGCCTGATGGTTCACATATCGACCTTGCACTTGTTTATGCCAACTTCTTGAATCAAAAGCCTGATTGCAAGAAAGACTTGGAGTTGCCAGAATTGCCTGCAGGTGATCATCATTTTAATTCAACTTCAGAGTTTTCAAGTGTGTCAAATACAAACTTGAATTCAAGTACTCAActagaaaatggtttttttggATGTCACGCTAGTGTTTCTGAGCTGCCTTTGGAAAATTGTGTTAACACCCAGATGTATTTATCAAGTGAACAATCTATAAGGCATGACACAAGCAATTATGGGTTGCCACCATTGCCAGGTGAAGCAATAGCCTCCCAAGAAGTATTGTGGCCAAGTTCTCATCAAATGATGGTGAATCATGCATTTCAAGAAACGCAGCTGCTGGGACCAGAAGCACTAGATCCAAATTCCTTGATTTCTAATTGGAGCCCATTCGATTTATCAAGGGATGATACTTTCTAGAGGACATGAGAGGAATGTGATTTTCTTCatctattttcttgtttttattcaCTATGATTATAATTATGTATAGATTAGGATGGGGAAATTACCATGAAATAATAATCGTAAAATGTTTTTATtcccacccccacccccaaaaaaagaaaagaaaagaaaatacaaatccAATTTTGCGATAGCAAATACACCATAATTCCATATTCAACTATGTtattgaaccttttttttttgtttgttggagaATCAACAATGTTATTGAACTCATGAAATACACTGGAATTTACATGAAATCTTGATATAACATATTAGACAccatcttaataaaataaatttaaacctTTAGCTGATATGGGTCCAATTTTGTGCTAGAGAGCCTGATCACTTATTTGGAACTCCTCTAATTACGattgttttctctctccttctcacACTGAAGTACATCAAGTGGGTGTTCATCTACTTGCTTCTCTAATTTTTGGAGGTGTTAATTAAGGCGTTTTCCATATTAGAGGAGGTATTAGTGATCTGGCATTTAATAGTTTCCAAAAAAGATATCTAAAACCTTTAAAAGTATAAACAATCGGGAGGGTGTATATCATGTTCTTATCATTAGCTTCTTTTTAAGTTAGGTATATTTAAAAGTCAGTATTTGGTAAAATGGGGTTTCTAAGATGGAAAATTAGTTTTTCTATGATCATAATTTTTGTGTTATAATTATTGTCACAATTCTAATGTGGTCAACTGTGAGTAGTGGTATATCACTTTTACATTGatccataattttttctctatcaCTCATACAATCAAATCATCTTTGATAATTTACCCTACTGTGGACCTCAAAAACTTAAATGAAATCTAAAAAgattttcccttaaaaagttaTAGCCTTTCAAAGCCAtagctttttaaaattattttccaactTATTGAGAAAAACATGCTGCTTAAGCCACATTTTTTCCTTGGGCCTCAAAAGGTCCAAGTTTAAAAGCCGAAAcccacaaaccaacaaaatttaggaaaatTAGTCCAAGTCATACTGCAGACAAGGGAGTCCAACATGGCAGAACAGAAAGATAATATCAAAAGGAGTCTAATAGAAAATCCAACTGTCTCAAGTCTGCCACAAATGGGTCACAAGCCTCACAACACACAATTATATCCAACTCGCAAAGAGATTATCTAAAATTGAGAGGCTCAACAAAGTAGCCTAAGCCTGCAAAGGAACCCTACCTGTTATAAACAATGGGAGGTGAGATTTAATAGGAAGTGGAGGGAAATCTGTTGAAGTGGTTGTTTGCCACACCTTTTGGGTGTTGTGTTTGTAGGGAAACACACACACCATAAGGATGAAGGCAAGTCCACCACAATTAATGTGCATGTCAAGTCCATTTACACAGCCTTGAACTGATGATAGCCCACTGAGTTGGCCCCTATCATCATTCATTGCCCTCAACcagcaattttgtttttattaaagttGATACACTTGTGAATTCTACCACAACATACCTTCTATTATGCCAAGTTGGTAGCAACATAATAGAACCCAAAGACCCATTTTTAGGAGTGCTAAAACTTCCCTATCTCACAAAGGTGGTTGTCTAAATTCATGACTAGGGTATTGCACAATGAAATACAAGAACCCCCACGCATGCAGTCTCTAAAATCGTTAGTATATACTTTTTGTAAGTGTTACTATAGCTAGATGCTTATGATAAGTCGACTTTGTTACCTCAATAGTCCACAAGTAGTATTTACAACTGTTCTAACAAAATTTAGGTGAGAAATTAGTAGAATCCTAAAAAAACACAGTAAttgaaaattaaaggataaaagACTCCAATCCTGTGTATATAGACTTGTATCACAGcaaatttttaaacacatagCATGATAACTCTATTGTTTTGTCAATTTGCAGAAGATGTTCTCTAAAAATTGATGGTAGAGAGTGGTTTTTTGAGTTCTTTATTTTGTTCGGTATCCTAATTTTCTTAGTCTTAATTTGCTTCGATAGTCCATTTAGTTCTGTGGTACTCGTCTTTCTTATTTGAATAAAGCACTTGGTCGTAAGGATGTCTTTTTCTTGTCTTAATTTTGCTGGTGGCTAATAAATACATTGACCCCCATAAAAATATGATTGTTCACTTGTGGACCTGCTTTTAAAGTTTACTCAAtagcaattttttatatttttttgactttaaaaGTTACAAGTTAGAATCATTCTCAACCCTATAAATATAAGGTGAAGACAAAGTAGTAATTTGCTGTAGgaaatttatagattttatgAACCACATGTTCTTGGTAGCCGGCGGTCAAGACcacattatattattaattcaacCTTGAAAAGTTTAAGGGTGCAAACATAAGATTCAAATTATTCTactgtttcttctttttattggtTCCTCATTACTAGAAAAGTTTAaagattaaattaaattattgccTCTGAGTTGACGTTGGCAAACTTGGCTTAGAAACTTAGAAGGGTTATCAACATTGAACTTAGTGCAGTGCATGATCCCAGAAAAAGCACATGATCCAAGAAAATCACTCCCTAAAATCACCTTCGAATTAACAACTAAAAATCCTCTTAAGTACAGGGTCCAAAAGTTTGATCAAATCCAATCTTTGAAGGAGCTAGCATGAATattcacaatatatatacatatacacacaccaACCCAGTCATgcaatgttattttattagtaGTTTAATACTTGACATATAGATTGCTCATCAAGTACGCTGCTTAGCATCGTGgttgttaaaatgaaaattaaatttccTACCTTGATTACATCAGTAGCCCCTTGATTTGTACGCAGTACAACTATAGCTTGGATTGCACAGGCAGGAAAAGACGTGGTCACCATCATATAAATGACTAGTATAACATAGACCACTAGTTTACTATTATGTGGgcaatatattaattattggcTTGGGTTCAGGATAACATATACTAGAAGGTGGTGTTTTGAGAGTTTCTTTTGTTTCAAAAGTGCCAACAAACATGATTTGTGAACATTGTTAAAAGGACTTTGTCCAACCCAAATGGCTAGGACATGATGTGGGGGATGGtagtaattattaattaggGATGGTGATAATGTAGTTTCTTCCTTTGAAATTAATTAAGGAAGGTGCTGGAAAACTCATTCAATTTAAGGCCAATGGGGGCAACAAAATGCAATCCAGTTCATCGATGAAAAAAGTGAGTTTTGGTTACTCAATTGGTAAAGCCTCTTTAATTTGACGATAAAgggaaatcatcaataaatggGTGTCATAGCATGCTTTTATACTGGACAAGAACTACAATTTCATCCCTACTTGTTCACACAAGCCCAAGTTTAAGCTTTAGCTTGGTTGTCGGTTGTGTATTTGCTCTTTGTTTCAATAagaatttttaaagtttataatcaattagaaaatttcaaacctGGATAATTATAGACTGAACTTAAATTAAAGTCTTCTATGAAAATAGGCCATGAGTCATGCGTGTGTGATGTGGAGATTGAACACAAGTCTTTCACTAATAATATTTCAACCACAAGCTTTacagattacattatctttagGTATATGAAACTGCATAAATATACGTATGGTCAGAGGAGCCAATACCTATCGTAAGTGACAGTAATAGGCGCAGCCACGCAGGAGTGATTTATCTTCCtcagaaaagaaataaatgtggCTGATGGGAATATTCAAAAGCTCTCattctcaattttttctctAGTGTGGTGCTGGAGTACTTGGACAAGTCCTCAATTACATTTATATGAACGAGAATATATGGATCCAAAATCATGGGTTTGATGTTGGCCATTGCAGTGCAGCACTAGGACGACAATAATTGACTCATGCACTGGATATATGCATATCTCTTTTAGTGTGAGAGACTCATATGTTGTGAGAAAAATGATGTATATATCTGATATATGAGATACTTTATCGTGGGCTAGAGAACCAAGAACGAATGCCTAGATCTAgattagacatggcaaaatagGTTAGAATTTTTCTGACTTGGCCTGAAAAATACCCGAcctaaactcaatttttttgacCCAAAGCAAAAATGGGTTGACCCGTGACTTGACTCGCATTTTTtgcgggtcaacccgacccgagccGCGACCCGTGACCCGaaccatttttaaaactttttttttttgggtaaaaaaaaaaaaaaaaattaagataatattggtttaattgtttgttgtgacctttaaggaaacaattgagacATATACATAACTACGTACAAAtgaattgaaagatgaatggttgaacattctgtaatgagtaaaaatttttagatatcaaatagcaaagtataTACCAAGATAATTTGGTTacagtagagttaaaaacatagatttaaaattgtagacatgcGTGAGAAATATTGATAggtgtgaaaatagtgaagccaaagtatcaaattaacataaattatgaatgcttagacctattttttaataatttatgttcaaaataaacggcttttcaaaataaattatgatatttcttaGAGTGTTTGTTGCTTAACAACGATataatattcataaaagagatcatgtataaataagtaaacaatcaaactttaatgtatattttcaaactgaaatagagtgtcaaccacaattgataatagattataaaattaatttttaagattgtaaatttcttatatgtttttattctttgtcaaatgagttattcagtaagtcatttgtaattttgttttatattttgggatgttgatattgtgtagaaataaaacttgtgtatttgttttacttatctatgtgttattttgttttgttagttagcaatgctgagatttttaaaattttaaaattattgaataagtattaataagtttaatcgagttcattcttgatataagtggtTAATTTAAAGTAATgtattttacatcaagtaatttgttgcatgactttccaaatggcaaatatatgtttttattctttgtcaaatgagttatccaataaatcatttgtaattttgttttatattttgagatgttgatattgtatagaaataaaacttgtgtatttgttttacttatctatgtgttattttgttttagttagcAATGCTgagatttgtataattttaaaattattgaataagtattaataagtttaactgagttcatTATTAATATAAGcggtgaattcaaagtaatgcattttacatcaagtaatttgttgtatgactttccaaatggcaaatacatgttgttttctttataaaaaaaatttcatgtgaaaaatacgagTCAACCCGATCTAACCCGCAACCCACTTGATCCAAACCCGTTTAACCCGCTTAAAATTATCTGTTTTGACTCGCAACCCGTTTGACCCGCAACTCGATTGATCCAACCCGAACCCGATCTGACCCGTCCCTTTTGCCATGTCTGATCTAGATGCTAAAGAATTTTCTGAAATACAGTTGTCCTCAATAGGGCTCATGCATTGCAAATTTGCAAGCAAATTCTCCTAAAGCTTTCATGAATAACAAATTTGGAGGCAGCAATGAAAATTACGCAAAATGGGAAAATGACATACCTTCTAATTATCTTTTGGAATTGCGATGAACTATTGAATTCATACACCAAAAAATGCTTCCAGAATAAAAGAAGCAATGAAAATGGAGAAGAATCAGACTCAGTAGTAGTGCTTACATATCTATGTTCTGATACTTTGCTTTCTCCAAGAGAAAGGCTCTTTTTCGTTAACATGAGACGATTTAAGAATGTTCTTCCCATGAtattccaagttttaaacaattTCTACGAGGAAGAACCAAATTAATCAATCCatagaaagaaagagtaaaagaaaaataaaaggtaaaaagcAATTAATCCTAAGTGACAAATCTTGTGA
The DNA window shown above is from Quercus lobata isolate SW786 chromosome 7, ValleyOak3.0 Primary Assembly, whole genome shotgun sequence and carries:
- the LOC115954111 gene encoding dof zinc finger protein DOF3.5-like; the protein is MERGWKTNVELSPNCPRCGSSNTKFCYYNNYSLTQPRYFCKGCRRYWTKGGSLRNVPVGGGCRKNRRASKSLRLSNDGVQSRSLAYGNLKNDPMGHSFKGNSMVESTTSSSMMPDGSHIDLALVYANFLNQKPDCKKDLELPELPAGDHHFNSTSEFSSVSNTNLNSSTQLENGFFGCHASVSELPLENCVNTQMYLSSEQSIRHDTSNYGLPPLPGEAIASQEVLWPSSHQMMVNHAFQETQLLGPEALDPNSLISNWSPFDLSRDDTF